The following are from one region of the Syngnathus acus chromosome 10, fSynAcu1.2, whole genome shotgun sequence genome:
- the il21 gene encoding interleukin-21: MKLVLLCLLTVCCASLACADGVTLERRKLLEVLKQLGDVKNSLERKNLLLNTPPQNIEDCCCLSALRCFRASLHVHFNMTERNQNKLYRSLKHPITERGLDFCESGNGVSTCEMCASHPKATTREFVSRLESLIQKAISRLSAN; this comes from the exons ATGAAACTTGTACTTTTGTGCCTTCTCACCGTTTGCTGTGCGTCTCTGGCCTGTGCCGATGGCGTGACACTGGAGCGGAGAAAACTGCTTGAAGTCTTAAAGCAGCTTGGTGACGTCAAAAACTCGCTCGAG CGCAAAAATCTCCTTCTGAACACACCGCCGCAGAATATCGAG gACTGTTGCTGTCTGTCAGCGTTGCGATGCTTCCGGGCCAGCTTGCATGTGCACTTCAACATGACGGaaagaaaccaaaacaaactttACCGGAGCCTTAagcatccaatcact GAAAGAGGTCTGGACTTTTGTGAATCTGGAAATGGTGTG TCCACCTGCGAAATGTGCGCTTCGCATCCGAAGGCGACCACTCGGGAGTTTGTCAGCAGACTCGAGTCTCTCATTCAAAAG GCTATCAGCAGACTGAGTGCCAACTGA
- the adad1 gene encoding adenosine deaminase domain-containing protein 1 — translation MALFARNSKANFYKNNAVGSKELINRYRSGHTNAVSLLHQLAHTVPFHLEFKETVTTGNVSGFLFAFCVLVDGVQYKTGMGTTKKVARLKAAELALEDLLPTLEEKADLPKISTFTPSLPVIEESSQSEIQAYTFSRERKTSTNLQIPNAVKNQLSKLINNQPQLFACAATVAAFVIQTSDGYEVVAIGTGNCSAGRSTSVNGRVVHDSHAVVTARRCLMRFLYQHLLMFFSKTTQLVENSIFQHNNNNHHLLSLKSGITLHLYINQVPTGAAQIPSKLSLNPRCISTLQMSNEMGLHVSVEGKVFSIFSTALEPASTKIVTVSPMDKITQWQVLGYQGALLSHFIEPVYVRSILIGDLGGGDIRGMEMTLNRRTEGITAQLPMFYCMMRPLICTVPSVASGSPDNGLVTYSFNWSESDPSIEVVDGLIGKTTVESPFKSGPALASRLCKAAMLHRFKLVAKEANRQDLLATSSYREAKGAAKAYQEAKTILRTYLKQQGFGSWPDKNMVSDDFNM, via the exons ATGGCCCTCTTTGCAAGAAACTCGAAAGCCAATTTCTATAAAAACA ATGCTGTTGGATCAAAAGAGTTGATCAACAGGTACCGAAGTGGTCATACCAACGCGGTATCTTTGCTGCATCAGCTGGCCCACACAGTTCCGTTCCACTTGGAATTCAAGGAGACTGTGACCACCG GCAACGTAAGTGGATTTCTCTTTGCCTTTTGCGTGCTGGTTGACGGTGTCCAGTACAAGACAGGCATGGGGACGACAAAGAAGGTGGCTCGGCTTAAAGCGGCGGAGCTGGCTCTTGAGGACCTGCTGCCAACATTGGAAGAGAAGGCTGACCTACCCAAAATATCAA CTTTCACGCCATCTCTACCAGTTATAGAGGAGTCTTCGCAGTCAGAGATCCAAGCCTACACATTTAGTCGTG AGAGGAAGACTTCCACCAACCTCCAGATACCAAATGCCGTCAAGAATCAACTAAGCAAGTTGATAAACAACCAACCGCAGTTGTTCGCCTGCGCCGCCACCGTCGCGGCATTCGTCATTCAGACTT CCGACGGATATGAGGTGGTAGCCATCGGCACTGGCAACTGCAGCGCCGGGCGCAGCACGTCCGTAAATGGACGCGTTGTGCACGACTCGCACGCGGTTGTTACTGCCAGGAGGTGCCTCATGAGATTCCTCTACCAGCACCTGCTGATGTTCTTCAGCAAAACCACGCAACTGGTGGAGAACTCCATCTTCCagcacaacaataacaaccaCCACCTCCTCAGCCTGAAGAGCGGCATCACGCTCCACCTCTACATCAACCAGGTTCCCACGGGCGCCGCTCAAATACCCTCCAAACT GTCCCTGAACCCTCGTTGCATATCCACATTACAGATGAGTAATGAGATGGGCCTGCATGTTTCGGTTGAGGGCAAG GTGTTCTCGATTTTCTCCACCGCCCTCGAGCCCGCCAGCACCAAAATAGTTACTGTGTCTCCCATGGACAAGATTACTCAGTGGCAAGTATTGGGCTACCAGGGAGCCTTGCTGAGCCACTTCATCGAGCCAGTCTATGTCAGGAGTATCCTCATAG GGGACTTGGGTGGCGGGGACATCCGCGGCATGGAGATGACATTGAACCGCCGCACGGAGGGCATCACCGCGCAGCTGCCCATGTTCTACTGCATGATGAGGCCTCTCATCTGCACTGTGCCCTCCGTGGCCAGCGGGAGCCCTGACAACGGCCTGGTGACCTACAGTTTCAACTGGAGCGAAAGTGATCCCTCAATCGAGGTGGTGGACGGTCTGATTGGCAAGACCACGGTCGA GTCTCCTTTCAAGAGTGGACCTGCTCTGGCGAGCCGTCTGTGCAAAGCAGCGATGCTGCACCGTTTCAAGTTGGTTGCCAAAGAGGCCAACCGGCAGGACTTGCTTGCCACAAGTTCATACAGAGAAGCCAAG GGGGCGGCGAAAGCTTATCAGGAGGCCAAGACGATTCTGAGGACCTACCTGAAGCAGCAAGGCTTCGGTTCCTGGCCCGACAAGAACATGGTCAGTGATGACTTCAATATGTAG